The following coding sequences are from one Camarhynchus parvulus chromosome 1, STF_HiC, whole genome shotgun sequence window:
- the ARHGEF17 gene encoding rho guanine nucleotide exchange factor 17 isoform X1, which yields MAEGGSGRGVAAARCLLPASSPPSSSSSSSSFFFPGRKVSAPIAEQQPGRAFGSLAPSIRQLSLRFTEPEPTGPVHAGAQPPSPAPPPPPPPPPSPPGPGLNAEPPRWPSVPAMRKLFGESCRQPTAATGNGMGNGSGSGSARGAPPPPPPRSRVPHPALRSPRGAPPEPGPHSWHNSTRPQPPSSSPSPRSNGDDEAAAARSPRASSGSEGEGQSAALRPRAARKKKKEGAEDGDAEAEGCARVVPRHPLPMVARVSKVNILPFGSPGGSRSSSRYSSTETLKEEEQFGVCWPGQGRTLQAGYGIYRSPSFGASDGLAWGQPGVRVRPKLPQSVAKAKPDYGSESLHQPGLEGERAKHRKSLSNPDIATETLTLLSFLKSDLSELKVKKKGVRIGLDVGSEGCSSSASPSPGGCGAAHPQNRWAPGERPTLKDLTATLRRAKSFTCSEKSGTRRLFLQSTMKQSSSELLLASTDSQDRVAPGGGQQGDEDPLPVVIQDQYIQEARQVFEKISRMGSQQDYGFAAEQKDSGGVEGAEVMAPTTGTTDATLRGQVESTPCLKDVELEENLTHSKSVEELSGHESSVTDEGIVTEPEPMGMPFQGLQEAVDAWMLPSAGPAAGGSETPLPAHPVAVVEDLPAGKAETPSTPGSLRRRRKFPSAGTNGMEGCSEGGTEPYRSLSDPMPHRRRSVAEEAKNFSVDSNLLGSLSAKAGIPQPAAIAGSAGSAGSDLSLGSDGPRDYSSLIRTIVSQPGAMAKLGDDKANGKTIKKKSLSDPSRRSELVPGAFEGPGEAISELEASIPPSSSEPILSAQPAAPGAGRGYGFDPKLAEVLSPRVARRSSKKRSNRAAHQENQPPPAPAVLAKSRPATKHVRHTSEPATFVPIAVPEPLVPSGHHGHLPAPAAGRSPGKSLPTLQPPSLEDVTKRYMLALNSGDTSPAPGDAPRSPPAAPPPRLPRCSRLPDEQGPRTKPQVDMRKHVIMTLLDTEQSYVESLRTLMQGYMKPLKQPENSLLCDPSLVDEIFDQIPELLEHHEQFLEQIHDCVQNWHEKQKVGDLLVQSFSKDVLVNIYSAYIDNFLNAKDAVRIAKEARPAFMKFLEQSMRENKEKQALSDLMIKPVQRIPRYELLVKDLLKHTPEDHPDHPFLIDAQRNIKQVAERINKGMKSAEEVERNARIVQEIESHIEGMEDLQAPLRRFLRQEMVVEVKAVGGKKDRSFFLFSDLLVCTTLKRKSGSLRRSSMSLYTAASVIDTASKYKLLWKLPLEDVDIVKGASQATNRESIQKSISRLDEDLNTLGQVSKLSETLSFPHQGLDDVIKDLMAAIHRELSEKQSLSFSMAFPPNKVELSTTKADGTESFVFEFPNPDARLGFEQAFEDAKKKLASSKNCLDPEFLKAIPIMKTRSGMQFSCASPSHGSPESSHEVWVCNSDGYVGQVCLLSIRKEPTVEACIAVCSARILCIASVPVPGLKRAYSRERAEPLGSPSAELGPAPQPPEDAGPQPCLHISISGSSLELSEPVDGSNRELVPFDSDDTDDESSPSPSGTLQSQASHSTISSSFGNEEIPSCKEAAVETTSSEEEQEPGFMPIPGTYGQSRRGESPTDGRALRRSSRGSFTRGSLEDLLSLDPEAHQSSMWLGTEDGCIHVYQSSDNIRNRKNSMKMQHAAAVMCILYLDNQVFVSLANGELVVYQREAGRFWDPQNSKSLSLGSPGSPITKMVAVAGKLWCGCQNRVIVLNTTTLAQEHTLQVGQDGGRSVTCMVSAGSGVWVALQGSAQVRLYHATTYEQLAEADITPPVHKMLAGSDAIIRQHKAACLRITALLACKELLWIGTSAGVVLTLAVPPKAAPTLVGLSQGHTGHVRFLTAIELPDGFDVLFPLPRDTGAEKASEAEKRDPARPRAPALALSKPKMLVISGGDGYEDFRLTSSSETVGRDDSTNHLLLWRA from the exons GGCCGGGGGGTAGCGGCGGCTCGGTGCCTCCTGCCCGCCTCCTCCccgccttcctcctcctcctcctcctcctccttcttcttcccgGGTAGGAAAGTTTCAGCGCCGATCGCGGAGCAACAACCGGGCCGGGCTTTTGGCAGCCTGGCCCCGTCGATACGGCAGCTTTCGCTTCGTTTCACCGAGCCGGAGCCGACGGGCCCGGTTCATGCCGGGGCTCAGCCGCCGTCCCCGGCTCcaccgccgcccccgccgccgccgccgtcgCCGCCGGGCCCGGGGTTAAACGCGGAGCCGCCGCGCTGGCCCAGCGTCCCGGCGATGCGGAAACTCTTCGGGGAAAGCTGCCGGCAGCCCACGGCGGCCAccgggaatgggatggggaacgggagcgggagcgggagcgcCCGCGGAGCTcccccgccgcctccgcccCGCAGCCGCGTCCCGCACCCGGCGCTCCGCTCTCCCCGCGGAGCTCCGCCGGAGCCCGGCCCGCATTCCTGGCATAACTCGACTCGACCGCAaccaccctcctcctccccatcacCCCGCTCCAACGGGGACGATGAAGCCGCGGCGGCCCGTTCTCCCCGCGCTTCATCGGGCAGCGAAGGCGAGGGGCAGAGCGCTGCCCTCCGGCCCCGCGCCGCAcggaagaagaagaaggagggcGCGGAGGATGGCGATGCCGAGGCCGAAGGCTGCGCTAGGGTGGTCCCCCGCCACCCGCTGCCCATGGTGGCCCGCGTGTCCAAGGTGAACATCCTGCCCTTCGGCAGCCCCGGCGGGTCACGCAGCAGCAGTCGCTATTCCAGCACGGAGACGctgaaggaagaggagcagTTTGGAGTCTGCTGGCCCGGCCAAGGACGGACTCTCCAGGCTGGTTACGGTATCTATCGATCGCCCAGTTTCGGGGCCAGCGATGgcctggcctggggacagccggGGGTCCGTGTCCGCCCCAAGCTGCCCCAGAGCGTGGCCAAGGCAAAACCGGACTATGGGAGTGAGAGCCTgcaccagccagggctggaaggggAGCGGGCCAAGCACCGCAAGTCCTTGTCCAACCCCGACATCGCCACCGAGACCCTGACTCTGCTCAGCTTCCTCAAATCGGACCTCTCGGAGctgaaggtgaagaagaaaggGGTGAGGATCGGCCTTGACGTGGGCTCTGAGGGATGCTCTAGCAgtgccagcccttccccaggcGGCTGCGGTGCTGCTCATCCCCAAAACCGCTGGGCGCCGGGCGAGCGGCCAACGCTCAAGGACCTGACAGCCACTTTACGTCGCGCCAAGTCCTTCACCTGCTCCGAAAAATCCGGGACACGGCGGCTTTTCCTGCAGAGCACCATGAAGCAGAGCTCCTCCGAGCTCCTTCTGGCCTCTACGGACAGCCAGGACCGGGTGGCTCCAggtgggggacagcagggggacgAGGATCCTCTCCCCGTGGTCATCCAGGACCAGTACATCCAGGAGGCGAGGCAGGTGTTTGAGAAGATCAGCAGGATGGGTTCCCAGCAGGACTACGGCTTTGCTGCCGAGCAGAAGGACAGCGGAGGTGTGGAGGGCGCTGAGGTGATGGCACCGACGACGGGGACGACGGACGCGACCCTTCGGGGACAGGTGGAGAGCACGCCGTGTTTGAAGGAcgtggagctggaggagaaccTCACTCACAGTAAATCCGTGGAGGAGCTGTCGGGTCACGAGTCGAGCGTGACGGACGAGGGCATCGTCACGGAGCCAGAGCCCATGGGGATGCCCTTCCAAGgcctgcaggaggctgtggaCGCCTGGATGCTGCCCAGTGCCGGGCCGGCAGCGGGCGGCTCCGAAACGCCGCTGCCCGCTCACCCTGTGGCGGTAGTCGAAGACCTTCCAGCTGGCAAAGCCGAGACGCCCAGCACCCCTGGCAGCCTGCGGCGCCGACGTAAGTTCCCGTCAGCGGGCACCAATGGGATGGAGGGCTGCAGCGAGGGTGGCACCGAGCCCTACCGCTCCCTCAGTGACCCCATGCCTCACCGGAGACGCTCGGTGGCGGAGGAGGCCAAGAATTTCTCCGTGGACAGCAACCTGCTGGGCTCGCTGAGCGCCAAGGCGGGCATCCCCCAGCCCGCGGCCATCGCGGGCAGCGCGGGCAGTGCGGGCAGCGACCTGTCCCTGGGCAGTGATGGGCCCCGCGACTACAGCAGCCTCATCCGCACCATCGTCAGCCAGCCCGGCGCCATGGCCAAGCTGGGCGACGACAAGGCCAACGGCAAGACCATCAAGAAGAAGTCGCTGAGCGACCCCAGCCGCCGCAGCGAGCTGGTGCCTGGCGCCTTTGAGGGTCCCGGTGAGGCCATCAGCGAGCTGGAGGCCAGCATTCCCCCGTCCAGCAGCGAGCCCATCCTCTCTGCCCAGCCCGCGGCACCGGGCGCCGGCCGCGGCTACGGCTTTGACCCCAAGCTGGCCGAGGTGCTGTCCCCTCGCGTCGCCCGCCGCAGCTCCAAGAAGCGCTCCAACCGCGCGGCTCACCAGGAGAACCAGCCGCCCCCCGCACCCGCCGTCCTCGCCAAGAGCCGCCCGGCCACCAAGCACGTGCGGCACACCAGCGAGCCCGCCACCTTCGTCCCCATCGCCGTCCCCGAGCCGCTCGTCCCCTCCGGCCACCACGGCCACCTCCCTGCGCCGGCCGCCGGCCGCTCACCTGGGAAATCCTTGCCAACCCTCCAGCCTCCTTCGCTGGAGGATGTCACCAAGCGGTACATGCTGGCCCTCAACTCAGGTGACACGTCCCCCGCTCCTGGGGATGCTCCCCGCTCGCCACCCGCTGCCCCACCGCCCCGGCTGCCCCGGTGCTCGCGGCTGCCCGACGAACAGGGCCCCAGGACCAAGCCACAGGTG GACATGAGGAAACACGTCATCATGACCCTGCTGGACACCGAGCAGTCCTACGTGGAGTCCCTGCGCACCTTGATGCAG GGTTACATGAAGCCGCTGAAGCAGCCGGAGAACTCCCTGCTCTGCGACCCCTCGCTGGTGGACGAGATCTTCGACCAGATCCCCGAGCTGCTGGAGCACCACGAGCAGTTCCTGGAGCAGATCCACGACTGCGTGCAGAACTGGCACGAGAAGCAGAAAGTGGGCGACCTCCTGGTGCAGTCG TTCTCCAAGGATGTGCTGGTGAACATCTACTCTGCCTACATCGATAACTTCCTCAACGCCAAGGACGCCGTCAGGATCGCCAAGGAGGCCCGGCCGGCTTTCATGAAGTTCCTGGAG CAAAGCATGCGGGAGAACAAGGAGAAGCAGGCCCTGTCAGACCTGATGATCAAGCCTGTGCAGAGGATCCCGCGATACGAGCTGCTGGTGAAG GACCTGCTGAAGCACACGCCCGAGGACCACCCCGACCACCCGTTCCTCATCGACGCCCAGCGCAACATCAAGCAGGTGGCCGAGAGGATCAACAAGGGCATGAAGAGCGCCGAGGAGGTGGAGAGGAACGCCCGCATCGTGCAGGAGATCGAGTCCCACATCGAAGGGATGGAGGAC ctccaggctccGCTCCGCAGGTTCCTGCGCCAGGAGATGGTGGTGGAAGTG AAGGCGGTGGGTGGGAAGAAGGACcgctccttcttcctcttctcgGACCTGCTGGTGTGCACCACGCTGAAGCGCAAGTCGGGCTCGCTCCGCCGCAGCTCCATGAGCCT GTACACGGCGGCCAGCGTGATCGACACCGCCAGCAAGTACAAACTGCTCTGGAAGCTGCCCCTGGAGGATGTGGACATTGTCAAAG GTGCCTCACAGGCCACCAACAGGGAGAGCATCCAGAAGAGCATCAGCCGCCTGGATGAAGACCTCAACACGCTGGGGCAAGTCAGCAAGCTGTCAGAGACCCTCAGCTTCCCCCACCAG GGCCTGGATGACGTGATCAAGGACCTGATGGCCGCCATCCACCGGGAGCTGTCGGAGAAGCAGTCCCTGTCCTTCAGCATGGCCTTCCCCCCCAACAAGGTGGAGCTCAGCACCACCAAGGCTGACGGCACCGAGTCCTTCGTCTTCGAGTTCCCCAACCCTGACGCCCGGCTCGGCTTCGAGCAAGCCTTCGAGGACGCCAAGAAAAAGCTGG CCTCCAGCAAAAACTGCCTGGACCCAGAGTTCCTCAAAGCCATCCCCATCATGAAGACACGGAGTGGGATGCAG TTCTCCTGCGCCTCTCCCAGCCACGGCAGCCCAGAGAGCTCGCACGAGGTTTGGGTTTGCAACAGCGACGGCTACGTGGGGCAGGTTTGCCTGCTGAGCATCCGCAAGGAGCCCACGGTGGAGGCCTGCATCGCCGTCTGCTCCGCCAGGATCCTCTGCATCGCCTCCGTGCCCGTCCCGGGCCTCAAGCGCGCCTACAG CAGGGAGCGGGCGGAGCCGCTGGGCAGCCCCTCGGCGGAGCTGGGCCCGGCGCCGCAGCCGCCCGAGGACGCGGGGCcgcagccctgcctgcacatCTCCATCTCGGGCTCCTCGCTGGAGCTCTCGGAGCCCGTGGACGGCAGCAACAGGGAGCTGGTGCCCTTTGACAGCGATGACACGGATGATGAGTCCTCGCCCAGTCCCTCTGGGACGCTGCAGAGCCAAGCCAGCCACTCCACCATCTCCTCCAGCTTCGGCA ATGAGGAGATCCCGAGCTGCAAGGAGGCAGCGGTGGAGACGACGAGCTcggaggaggagcaggagcctggcttCATGCCCATCCCCGGCACGTACGGGCAGAGCCGGCGCGGCGAGAGCCCCACGGACGGGCGGGCCCTGCGCCGCTCCAGCCGCGGCTCCTTCACCCGCGGCAGCCTCGAGGACCTGCTCAGCCTCGACCCCGAGGCCCATCAGAGCTCCATGTGGCTGGGCACCGAGGATGGCTG catccaCGTGTACCAGTCCTCGGACAATATCCGGAACAGGAAGAACAGCATGAAGATGCAGCACGCTGCCGCCGTCATGTGCATCCT GTACCTGGATAACCAGGTTTTTGTGTCACTGGCCAACGGGGAGCTCGTTGTGTACCAGAGGGAAGCAG GCCGcttctgggacccccaaaactccaagTCCCTGTCGCTGGGCTCCCCGGGGAGCCCCATCACCAAGATGGTGGCGGTGGCAGGGAAGCTGTGGTGCGGCTGCCAAAACCGAGTCATCGTCCTCAACACCACCACGCTGGCACAGGAG CACACACTGCAGGTGGGGCAGGACGGCGGGCGCAGCGTCACCTGCATGGTGAGCGCGGGCAGCGGCGTGTGggtggccctgcagggcagcgCCCAGGTCAGGCTGTACCACGCCACCACCTAcgagcagctggcagaggcagaCATCACCCCCCCGGTGCACAAGATGCTCGCAG GCTCGGATGCCATCATCCGGCAGCACAAGGCCGCCTGCCTGCGGATCACGGCCCTGCTGgcctgcaaggagctgctgtggatCGGCACCAGCGCCGGCGTGGTGCTCACCCTGGCCGTGCCCCCCAAGGCGGCCCCCACGCTggtggggctgtcccagggccaCACGGGCCACGTGCGCTTCCTGACAGCCATCGAGCTGCCCGACGGCTTCGACGTGCTCTTCCCGCTGCCCCGGGACACGG GGGCCGAGAAGGCGAGCGAGGCGGAGAAACGAGacccggcgcggccccgcgcccccgccctGGCCCTGTCCAAGCCCAAGATGCTGGTGATCAGCGGCGGCGACGGCTACGAGGATTTCCGGCTGACCAGCAGCAGCGAGACCGTGGGCAGGGACGACAGCACCAACCACCTGCTCCTCTGGAGAGCGTGA